A genome region from Methanobacterium subterraneum includes the following:
- a CDS encoding DUF4012 domain-containing protein, with the protein MSKKLIALIILIILVAGAGLVISHFYSQGKEKFEGNYNVLLLCVDTSEQRPGVGAVDMAFVVNVNQGKVINMTPVYPGGLAHPTLSPTSDMRSYGVDKFYLHDSLWTTDVEKGSKIAQETVEYHTGLKTDMVIIVTPESIDAIIKAIGPIYVNGQGYVTGNSVEFLREEQDSGGMSRGSAVQSLMEGIKTAIQDPKNRKALMDTVSAQYSQGNIYVIPSNVLQEFLVYEGINTLF; encoded by the coding sequence ATGTCCAAGAAATTAATTGCCCTAATCATATTAATAATCCTCGTTGCCGGCGCAGGATTGGTTATATCTCATTTTTATTCCCAGGGAAAGGAAAAATTTGAGGGAAACTACAACGTACTACTCCTATGTGTGGACACTTCAGAGCAGAGACCCGGTGTTGGGGCAGTTGATATGGCCTTTGTGGTGAATGTTAACCAGGGAAAGGTTATAAACATGACCCCAGTTTACCCAGGAGGCCTGGCACACCCCACTTTATCTCCCACTTCTGATATGCGAAGTTATGGTGTGGATAAATTCTATCTGCATGATTCCCTGTGGACTACTGATGTGGAAAAAGGATCCAAAATTGCCCAAGAAACAGTTGAATATCATACTGGCCTGAAGACTGATATGGTGATTATTGTAACCCCCGAGTCTATAGATGCCATCATAAAAGCCATTGGCCCCATCTATGTGAATGGTCAGGGATACGTTACAGGAAACTCTGTTGAATTCCTGAGGGAAGAACAAGATAGTGGTGGTATGTCCCGGGGTAGTGCAGTGCAGTCCCTGATGGAGGGTATAAAAACTGCAATTCAAGACCCAAAAAATCGTAAAGCCCTCATGGATACCGTTTCCGCCCAGTACTCCCAGGGAAACATATACGTGATTCCTTCAAATGTTTTACAGGAGTTTTTAGTCTATGAGGGCATAAACACCCTCTTCTAA
- a CDS encoding PAS domain S-box protein: MADKILLVEDESIEALDIKRTLESFGYEVPYVASNGEEAVKKALEIKPDLILMDIILKGKTDGIDAALEIKKFNIPVIFLTAHPEESTIERAKLTEPYGYLTKPYNTIELKYSIELAIYRNKMQEELKESEKNYRNLFETMDQGVVYQDKNGEILSANPAAEEILGLTINEMQGRNSKDPRWKCIHEDGSDFPCEEHPAMVALKTGKKVKNVVMGFFNPKKRKTRWITINATPKFREGEYKPYQVYNIFEDISQRKQMEEKLGGSEAKLEAVIESMNDAVFISDKEGNFIEFNEAFATYHKFKNKEECYKTLSEYPDYVNVYFDNGTLAPLDMWAVPRALRGETVSSAEYIIERKDTGEKWWGNYSFGPIRDKEGEITGSVVVARDITEIKESEKRLRESEKKYRHALDNMMEGCQLIDYDWRYIYVNDAATRHARVVKEDLDGRSMMEVYPGIGESEMFKILESAMKKRTSHHLEIYFTFPDGTGQWFELSVFPVPEGIFILSFDIDDRKNLEIKLMESEQKFKTVADFTYDWEYWVSPNGDLLYVSPSCERISGYTPEEFIEEPKLLVKIIHPDDKKLFLKHENDFNEMRVGGEIEFRIIRKDGEEIWISHNCQPVFNEEGEFLGQRASNEDINERHLAIQQIEESEEQLRFITDNMSDVVGQINSEGIITYFSPSIKQFTGFNPSDVLGKGLSDLVHPDDQEIVSGVIQQAIITRQPVTIEYQVKKSDGSYLWVEALGKAVYDAEGNFESLVFNSRDITDRKNAEKELKHSEEKYRHVVETAAEGITLFDRKGTVIETNLKTLELLGFEKDEVVGRNLIQMIPSIKIDAKEVLGAFKDILMGKSLKKTEWGFINKEGHQKFAKVHYSPMKKEGKIIGIALILEDITELKLREKSLENSLDEKEVLLREIHHRVKNNMQIISSLLNLQRSYVQEDETRNVLKDSQSRVKSMAMIHEKLYMSRDLSHINFKDYTEKLVSDIFYTYGIKKGTIEAIFKVEDIEMNMETAIPLGLIINELVTNSLKFAFPEMDEGSVTVEMKTSNGDHTLIIADNGIGVPENFNFKKTESLGLQLVNSLVHQIDGEITLERSHGTEFKITFKELDYKKRF; the protein is encoded by the coding sequence CTGGAATCTTTTGGATATGAGGTCCCATATGTTGCTTCCAATGGCGAAGAAGCTGTTAAGAAGGCCTTAGAAATAAAGCCTGATCTTATTTTGATGGATATAATTTTAAAAGGGAAAACTGATGGTATTGATGCTGCTCTTGAGATTAAAAAGTTTAACATACCAGTTATATTTTTAACAGCTCATCCTGAAGAATCTACCATTGAAAGAGCCAAACTCACCGAACCTTATGGATATTTAACAAAGCCCTATAATACTATAGAACTTAAATATTCTATTGAACTCGCTATTTATAGAAATAAAATGCAAGAAGAGTTAAAAGAAAGTGAAAAGAATTATCGTAACCTTTTCGAAACCATGGATCAGGGAGTGGTATACCAGGATAAAAATGGGGAAATCCTATCTGCCAATCCTGCAGCAGAGGAGATATTGGGCCTGACCATTAATGAAATGCAGGGCCGTAATTCCAAGGATCCTCGTTGGAAGTGTATCCATGAAGATGGATCCGATTTTCCATGTGAAGAACACCCGGCAATGGTGGCATTAAAAACTGGAAAAAAAGTTAAAAATGTGGTGATGGGTTTTTTTAACCCTAAAAAGAGGAAAACCCGTTGGATAACTATAAATGCAACTCCCAAATTCAGGGAAGGGGAATATAAACCATATCAAGTGTACAACATCTTTGAAGATATTTCCCAACGTAAACAGATGGAAGAAAAGTTAGGTGGGAGTGAAGCCAAACTTGAAGCTGTAATAGAAAGCATGAATGATGCGGTATTCATATCTGATAAAGAAGGTAACTTTATAGAATTCAACGAAGCCTTTGCAACCTATCACAAGTTCAAAAACAAGGAAGAATGCTACAAAACTCTTTCTGAATATCCTGATTACGTGAATGTTTATTTTGATAATGGGACCTTAGCCCCCTTGGATATGTGGGCGGTACCCCGTGCCCTTAGGGGTGAGACAGTATCCAGTGCAGAATATATTATAGAACGGAAGGATACTGGTGAAAAATGGTGGGGTAATTACAGTTTTGGACCAATACGTGATAAAGAGGGTGAAATCACTGGTTCGGTGGTGGTGGCCAGGGACATCACCGAGATTAAAGAAAGTGAAAAAAGACTCAGGGAAAGTGAGAAAAAATATCGCCATGCCCTGGACAACATGATGGAAGGCTGTCAGCTCATCGATTATGATTGGAGGTACATCTATGTAAACGATGCTGCTACCAGACACGCAAGGGTGGTAAAAGAAGATTTGGACGGCCGGTCCATGATGGAAGTGTATCCGGGTATTGGGGAAAGTGAAATGTTCAAGATATTGGAAAGTGCCATGAAAAAACGCACATCACATCACCTGGAAATTTATTTCACCTTTCCCGATGGCACTGGCCAATGGTTTGAACTCAGTGTCTTTCCAGTACCGGAAGGTATTTTTATTCTCTCTTTTGATATTGATGATCGTAAAAACCTTGAAATAAAGCTGATGGAGAGTGAACAGAAGTTTAAAACTGTGGCTGACTTTACTTATGATTGGGAGTACTGGGTGAGTCCCAATGGAGATCTATTATACGTTTCACCTTCATGTGAACGCATATCTGGATACACCCCTGAAGAATTCATTGAAGAACCGAAGCTACTGGTAAAAATAATCCATCCTGATGATAAAAAACTCTTTTTAAAACATGAAAATGATTTTAATGAAATGAGAGTTGGTGGAGAAATTGAATTCAGGATCATAAGGAAAGATGGTGAAGAAATCTGGATTAGTCACAACTGTCAACCAGTATTCAATGAAGAAGGTGAATTTTTAGGTCAAAGGGCCAGCAATGAAGATATTAACGAAAGACATCTGGCTATTCAGCAAATTGAGGAAAGTGAAGAACAGCTTCGGTTCATAACTGATAACATGTCTGATGTTGTGGGCCAGATTAATTCTGAAGGGATCATAACCTATTTCAGCCCATCAATAAAACAATTCACTGGTTTTAACCCCTCTGACGTTTTAGGTAAAGGTTTATCTGACTTAGTTCATCCGGATGATCAGGAAATAGTTAGTGGAGTAATTCAACAGGCAATAATAACTAGACAACCTGTAACTATTGAATACCAGGTTAAAAAATCAGATGGCAGTTATTTATGGGTGGAAGCCCTTGGGAAAGCAGTATACGATGCAGAGGGCAATTTTGAATCGTTAGTGTTTAATAGTAGGGATATCACTGATCGTAAAAATGCTGAAAAAGAATTAAAACATAGTGAAGAGAAATACCGGCATGTGGTTGAAACTGCAGCTGAAGGAATAACTCTTTTTGATAGAAAAGGAACTGTTATTGAAACTAATCTAAAAACTTTAGAATTGCTTGGATTTGAAAAAGACGAAGTTGTGGGTCGAAATTTGATCCAGATGATACCATCTATTAAAATCGATGCTAAAGAGGTTTTGGGAGCTTTTAAGGATATTTTAATGGGAAAATCTCTAAAAAAGACTGAATGGGGTTTCATTAACAAGGAAGGCCATCAAAAATTTGCCAAGGTACATTATAGTCCCATGAAAAAGGAAGGGAAAATAATTGGAATTGCCCTGATTCTGGAGGATATAACTGAACTTAAATTAAGGGAGAAATCTCTTGAAAACTCTTTAGATGAAAAAGAAGTTTTATTACGGGAAATTCATCACCGTGTGAAAAATAACATGCAGATCATCTCCAGTTTACTAAACCTGCAACGATCATATGTCCAGGAGGATGAAACCAGAAACGTGCTCAAAGATAGCCAGAGCCGGGTGAAATCCATGGCCATGATCCATGAAAAGCTCTACATGTCCCGTGATCTAAGCCATATCAATTTTAAAGACTACACTGAAAAACTGGTTTCAGATATTTTTTACACCTATGGAATTAAGAAGGGTACAATAGAGGCTATTTTCAAAGTTGAAGATATTGAAATGAACATGGAAACTGCCATACCATTAGGTCTTATCATTAATGAACTGGTTACCAACAGCCTTAAATTTGCCTTTCCAGAGATGGATGAGGGTTCAGTCACCGTTGAAATGAAAACTAGCAATGGTGACCATACATTAATTATTGCTGATAATGGAATAGGGGTGCCTGAAAACTTTAATTTCAAAAAAACAGAATCCCTTGGTCTGCAATTAGTAAACAGTTTAGTTCATCAGATCGATGGTGAAATCACCCTGGAAAGAAGTCACGGTACTGAATTTAAAATCACCTTCAAGGAGTTAGATTACAAGAAAAGATTTTAA